In Phragmites australis chromosome 24, lpPhrAust1.1, whole genome shotgun sequence, the following are encoded in one genomic region:
- the LOC133906978 gene encoding xyloglucan galactosyltransferase KATAMARI1 homolog: MKRHHAAAELPLSAPAGDGGGLRLVEEEDKQGKFDKAQRRCSRLCFLLVLAATVSMLARHCYDSGLAGGVVRVEGVPKSRKIVPIARGELSISHRSPSAPEAGDERVLAGNGEKELSKTSASVSSGAGDKSSGSSIGVSESDNGDRTVSEDSPPAPHGDQHSGHAFARALAAVDGRGRDLCGGRYIYVQELPPRFNADMVRSCGTLSPWTDMCGYTANGGFGPQLRSGDEGEFQETGWYDTDQHALDVILHDRIRRYECLTDDPSLAAAVFVPFYAGLDVARHLWGYNVSTRDALALELADLLTARPEWRAMGGRDHFFVAGRTTWDFRRLADGDAEWGSKLFGLPAIRNMTALVVEASPWHLNDAAIPYPTAFHPACDEDLFVWQDRMRGRHRPYLFSFAGAPRPGDAESIFGHLAEQCTASPACSLVECSKGSSNKSESPTSVMKLFQSSTFCLLPRGSTSTTRSTFDAVLAGCIPVFFHPGTAYVQYTWHLPKNHTEYSVYIPEADVRKNASVEERLRRIPPDAVERMRNTVVGLIPTVTYSDASSRLETTVSDAFDVAVAAVIDKVAKLRSDIVEGRAEDEKLEMYSWKYPLLGEGQKAEDSHEWDALFAFN, translated from the coding sequence ATGAAGCGGCACCACGCGGCGGCTGAGCTGCCCCTGTCGGCGCCggcgggcgacggcggcggcctgcggctggtggaggaggaggacaagcaGGGCAAGTTCGACAAGGCGCAGCGCCGCTGCTCCCGCCTCTGCTTCCTCCTCGTGCTCGCCGCCACTGTATCCATGCTTGCGCGCCACTGCTACGACTCCGGCCTCGCCGGGGGCGTGGTGCGCGTCGAGGGGGTGCCTAAATCTCGGAAGATAGTTCCAATCGCTCGCGGCGAACTGTCGATCTCTCACCGTTCCCCTTCGGCACCGGAAGCCGGCGACGAGAGGGTTTTGGCAGGCAACGGCGAGAAGGAGTTGTCCAAGACTTCGGCGTCGGTGTCGTCGGGCGCCGGCGACAAGTCGTCCGGCTCTTCCATCGGGGTTTCTGAGTCTGACAATGGTGACAGGACAGTATCGGAGGACTCGCCCCCGGCTCCTCACGGTGACCAGCACAGTGGCCACGCCTTCGCCCGCGCGCTGGCGGCGGTGGACGGCAGGGGGCGCGACCTGTGTGGCGGGCGGTACATCTACGTGCAGGAGCTGCCTCCTCGCTTCAACGCGGACATGGTCCGGAGCTGCGGGACGCTCTCGCCGTGGACGGACATGTGCGGGTACACGGCCAACGGCGGCTTCGGCCCGCAGCTCCGCAGCGGCGACGAGGGCGAGTTCCAGGAGACCGGCTGGTACGACACCGACCAGCACGCGCTGGACGTCATCCTCCACGACCGGATCAGGCGGTACGAGTGCCTTACAGACGATCCCTCCCTCGCAGCCGCCGTCTTCGTGCCGTTCTACGCCGGCCTCGACGTCGCGCGGCACCTCTGGGGGTACAACGTCTCCACGCGGGACGCCCTGGCGCTGGAGCTGGCGGACCTGCTCACCGCGCGGCCCGAGTGGCGCGCCATGGGCGGCCGCGACCACTTCTTCGTCGCCGGCCGCACCACGTGGGACTTCCGGCGGCTGGCCGACGGCGACGCCGAGTGGGGGAGCAAGCTATTCGGCCTCCCTGCCATCAGGAACATGACCGCGCTCGTTGTGGAGGCCAGCCCATGGCACCTCAACGACGCCGCTATCCCGTACCCGACCGCGTTCCACCCTGCGTGCGACGAGGACCTCTTCGTCTGGCAGGACCGGATGCGCGGGCGGCACCGCCCGTACCTATTCTCTTTCGCCGGCGCGCCGCGCCCCGGTGATGCAGAGTCTATATTCGGCCACCTCGCCGAGCAGTGCACAGCGTCGCCCGCCTGCTCGCTCGTGGAGTGCAGCAAGGGTTCCAGTAACAAGTCCGAGTCTCCAACCAGCGTCATGAAGCTCTTCCAGAGCTCAACGTTCTGCCTCCTTCCGCGGGGCAGCACGTCCACAACCAGGTCGACATTCGACGCCGTGCTCGCCGGCTGCATACCGGTGTTCTTCCACCCCGGCACGGCGTACGTGCAGTACACCTGGCATCTGCCCAAGAACCACACCGAGTACTCGGTGTACATCCCCGAGGCGGACGTGCGCAAGAACGCGAGCGTGGAGGAGCGGCTGCGGCGGATACCACCGGATGCGGTGGAGAGGATGAGGAATACCGTCGTGGGCCTCATCCCAACGGTGACATACAGCGACGCGTCGTCGAGGCTCGAGACGACGGTAAGTGACGCGTTCGACGTCGCGGTGGCGGCCGTCATCGACAAGGTGGCGAAGCTGAGGAGCGACATCGTGGAAGGCCGTGCGGAGGACGAGAAGCTGGAGATGTATAGCTGGAAGTATCCACTGTTGGGAGAAGGGCAGAAGGCTGAGGACTCTCACGAATGGGATGCCCTGTTTGCATTCAATTAG
- the LOC133907753 gene encoding xyloglucan galactosyltransferase KATAMARI1 homolog, whose product MCLDQLQNKATYRASCTCKPMKPTSTVALSFQKDAVDAAAKPDGGTSGVLRSCRICYVAILSTTFWAVASVLSKPSAFSLPLLSRVTIARLPTLEQPQPVITGQSAFPSPSAAAARENSSGTVPADRCAGRYIYMYDLPPRFNDDIVRGCRTLRPWMDVCPYVANCGMGQALDDKGDGVFPGRGWYATDQFMLDVIFHYRMKRYECLTGDPALAAAVFVPFYASLDGGRHLWNSTSTRDALALDLVAWLARRPEWRAMGGRDHFLVAGRTAWDFLRKTDADEEWGTKLLNLPAVRNMTALVLETSPWNGTNLAVPYPTYFHPDTAADVRAWQEKARRAERRWLFSFAGAPRPGSKKTVRAEIIRQCGVSSRCRLFHCTKSSDCESSPGRVMRVFESSSFCLQPRGDTATRRSTFDAVLDGCIPVFFHPDSAYTQYALHLPMDHPERWSVLIMHTDMTGPRNVSIEETLSKIPPEAVMAMREEVIGLIPRVVYADPRSRRVDFRDAFDVAVEAVVERVAKRRRHDDEER is encoded by the coding sequence ATGTGTTTAGATCAACTGCAAAACAAAGCTACGTACCGAGCTAGCTGCACTTGCAAACCGATGAAGCCCACCAGCACCGTCGCGTTAAGCTTCCAGAAAGACGCCGTGGACGCCGCTGCCAAGCCCGACGGCGGCACCAGTGGCGTGCTCCGGTCGTGTCGGATATGCTACGTCGCCATTCTTTCCACCACCTTCTGGGCCGTGGCGTCCGTCTTGTCCAAGCCGTCCGCATTCTCCCTCCCCCTGCTGTCCAGAGTCACCATCGCCCGGCTCCCTACACTGGAGCAGCCGCAGCCAGTGATCACGGGGCAATCAGCGTTTccgtcgccgtcggcagcgGCCGCGCGGGAGAACAGCAGCGGCACGGTGCCGGCCGACCGTTGCGCGGGGCGGTACATCTACATGTACGACCTGCCGCCGCGCTTCAACGACGACATCGTCCGCGGCTGCAGGACGCTCCGGCCGTGGATGGACGTGTGCCCGTATGTGGCCAATTGCGGCATGGGCCAGGCGCTGGACGACAAGGGGGACGGCGTCTTCCCGGGCCGCGGCTGGTACGCCACCGACCAGTTCATGCTCGACGTCATCTTCCACTACCGGATGAAGCGCTACGAGTGCCTCACCGGTGAccccgccctcgccgccgccgtgttCGTGCCGTTCTACGCCAGCCTGGACGGCGGGAGGCACCTCTGGAACAGCACCTCGACGCGGGACGCGCTCGCGCTGGACCTCGTCGCGTGGCTGGCGCGGCGCCCAGAGTGGCGCGCCATGGGCGGCCGCGACCACTTCTTGGTTGCCGGCCGGACCGCGTGGGACTTCCTGCGGAAGACCGACGCCGACGAGGAGTGGGGCACCAAGCTGCTCAACCTCCCGGCCGTCCGGAATATGACGGCGCTCGTCCTGGAGACCAGCCCGTGGAACGGGACCAACCTCGCGGTACCTTACCCGACGTACTTCCACCCCGATACGGCCGCCGACGTGCGCGCCTGGCAGGAGAAGGCGCGCAGGGCGGAACGGAGGTGGCTCTTCTCCTTCGCCGGCGCGCCGCGCCCAGGGAGCAAGAAGACCGTCCGAGCGGAGATCATCCGGCAGTGCGGCGTGTCGAGCCGCTGCAGACTCTTCCACTGCACGAAGTCGTCCGACTGCGAGTCCTCGCCGGGCCGCGTGATGCGCGTCTTCGAGAGCTCCAGCTTCTGCCTCCAGCCGCGCGGGGACACGGCGACGCGGCGGTCCACGTTCGACGCCGTCCTGGACGGCTGCATCCCGGTGTTCTTCCACCCCGACTCGGCGTACACGCAGTACGCGCTGCACCTCCCGATGGATCACCCCGAGAGGTGGTCAGTGCTCATCATGCACACCGACATGACCGGACCCCGGAACGTCAGCATCGAGGAGACGCTCAGCAAGATCCCGCCGGAGGCAGTGATGGCGATGCGCGAGGAGGTGATCGGGCTTATCCCGAGGGTGGTGTACGCGGACCCGAGGTCGAGGCGCGTGGATTTCAGGGACGCATTCGACGTCGCGGTGGAGGCGGTCGTTGAACGCGTGGCCAAACGGCGGCGGCACGACGATGAGGAACGCTGA